A window from Psychrobium sp. MM17-31 encodes these proteins:
- a CDS encoding efflux RND transporter permease subunit, producing MFSRYFIDRPIFAFVISIFIILAGLAAMRSLSIAQYPEMSPPVVQVTAVYPGASAEVLEQTVATPLENAITGVEGMMYMSSTSTSAGATTITVTFEIGTDPDQASVNVNNRVKQVEARLPEETRRQGVVVAKGSSNFLHVHAFYSPDDTRDALWTSNYVTLNVLDKIKRIPGTTSVQIFGAKDYAMRIWLRPDVMSQLGVTVDEISNAVREQNSQYAAGRIGATPTSTTPQSLVYSVKVQGRLSSAEEFENIIIRSNSDGSSLRLKDIARVELGSKDYDFDGRINGKEAVLLGIFLQPGANALDVADEVNATIAELETRFPQGLKHSLPYDTTRFVKVSIREVVKTLAEAMILVFIVVFVFLQNWRATLIPILAVPVSLLGTFAGLYMLDYSINSLTLFGMVLSIGIVVDDAIVVLENVERIMHEEGKNVRDAAIKAMKEVSGPVVAIVLVLCSVFVPIAFLGGLTGELFRQFAITISIAVSLSGVVALTMTPALCVMVLKHEDKKANVFFDAFNRLFQRITGYYVNGVSFFLRRGLVALVLVGGMIAITANMWMKTPGSLVPEEDQGFYISAVFLPDGASLERTQKVVDEVVAAIQSNPANENVVSFTGFDFLGGGYKNNAATLFVTQSHWDDREVSVQQLVGELFMKTANIKEALVLAFNPPAIPGLGNTGGFEFYIQNRGEGGVEKLKQSMQAVMGAAQQSPILAGVQTLWRSDTPQLKVELDREQARAMGVPINQAFNALAGTLGTYYLNDFNKFGRTWQVLMSAEPEFRMQPKDIARVYVKSNSGEMVPISAFANIEYSSGPDSLDRYNNLSAVKLLGNAAPGYSSGQAIAEIERIAAQVLPSDMSFEWTGTAYQEKRSSGSTGLALGMAVIMVFLILAALYERWSLPLSVLLALPFGIFGALVSVWIAGLTNDVYFQIGLVTLLGLASKNAILIVEYALMKKQEGWSTGASALEAARLRFRPIVMTSLAFILGVVPLALSTGAGAGARHSVGTGVMGGMIAATFLAVFFVPLFYYWLTDRKMSDKRSKAEVTAEIKEHHERELAEEKAANS from the coding sequence ATGTTTTCTCGTTATTTTATCGATAGACCCATATTCGCCTTTGTAATATCTATATTTATTATCTTGGCGGGTTTGGCGGCGATGCGCAGTTTGTCCATCGCACAATATCCAGAGATGTCGCCACCTGTAGTACAGGTAACTGCGGTATATCCGGGCGCGTCGGCAGAAGTGCTGGAGCAAACGGTGGCTACGCCACTTGAGAACGCCATTACTGGTGTTGAAGGCATGATGTATATGTCATCAACCTCAACCAGTGCGGGTGCGACTACTATCACGGTAACCTTTGAAATTGGTACCGACCCTGATCAAGCCTCGGTAAACGTCAATAATCGTGTTAAACAAGTTGAAGCGCGCTTGCCAGAAGAAACTCGCCGTCAAGGTGTGGTAGTGGCTAAAGGCTCGTCGAACTTCTTACACGTTCATGCATTCTATTCCCCTGATGATACTCGTGATGCACTCTGGACCTCTAATTACGTTACCTTAAACGTGTTAGATAAAATCAAGCGTATTCCTGGGACAACCAGCGTACAAATCTTCGGTGCTAAAGACTACGCGATGCGTATTTGGCTTCGCCCAGATGTGATGAGTCAGTTAGGTGTCACCGTTGATGAAATCAGCAACGCCGTGCGCGAGCAAAACTCGCAGTATGCTGCTGGTCGCATCGGTGCTACACCAACCTCAACCACGCCACAATCGCTGGTTTACAGTGTTAAAGTGCAAGGTCGTTTATCGTCGGCCGAAGAGTTTGAAAACATCATTATTCGTTCGAATAGCGATGGTAGCTCACTGCGCCTTAAAGATATTGCGCGTGTAGAGTTGGGTTCAAAAGACTATGATTTTGACGGTCGTATCAACGGTAAAGAAGCTGTTCTACTTGGTATCTTCTTACAACCTGGAGCTAATGCGCTTGATGTTGCCGATGAAGTTAATGCCACTATCGCAGAATTAGAAACACGTTTCCCACAAGGTTTAAAGCACTCGTTGCCGTATGACACGACGCGCTTTGTTAAAGTATCGATTCGCGAAGTTGTTAAAACCCTTGCTGAAGCGATGATCTTGGTATTTATCGTAGTATTCGTATTCCTTCAGAACTGGCGCGCTACCTTGATCCCAATCTTGGCAGTACCAGTATCTTTATTAGGTACCTTCGCTGGTCTGTACATGCTGGATTACTCCATCAACAGCTTGACCCTGTTTGGTATGGTGCTCTCGATAGGTATTGTGGTAGATGATGCCATCGTAGTGCTGGAAAACGTTGAACGTATTATGCACGAAGAGGGTAAAAACGTGCGTGATGCAGCCATTAAGGCGATGAAAGAAGTAAGTGGTCCTGTTGTCGCTATCGTATTAGTACTGTGTTCGGTATTCGTTCCTATCGCCTTCTTGGGCGGCTTAACTGGTGAGCTATTTAGACAGTTCGCGATTACTATTTCTATCGCAGTAAGTTTATCTGGCGTGGTTGCTTTAACCATGACACCGGCGTTATGTGTGATGGTACTGAAACACGAAGACAAGAAAGCTAACGTATTTTTCGATGCCTTTAATCGCTTGTTCCAACGCATTACCGGATATTACGTCAATGGCGTAAGCTTCTTCCTACGTCGCGGTTTAGTGGCGTTGGTATTAGTTGGTGGCATGATTGCGATTACCGCCAATATGTGGATGAAAACACCGGGTTCATTGGTGCCTGAAGAAGATCAAGGCTTCTACATTTCAGCAGTATTCCTCCCTGATGGCGCGTCACTAGAGCGTACTCAAAAGGTTGTTGATGAAGTAGTCGCGGCTATTCAGTCTAATCCTGCCAACGAAAACGTAGTGTCATTCACGGGCTTTGATTTCCTAGGTGGCGGTTACAAAAATAACGCGGCAACGCTGTTTGTTACCCAAAGTCACTGGGATGACCGTGAAGTTAGCGTACAACAGCTAGTTGGCGAGTTATTTATGAAAACCGCCAATATCAAAGAAGCCTTGGTGTTAGCCTTTAACCCGCCTGCAATTCCAGGTTTGGGTAATACTGGTGGTTTTGAATTTTACATTCAAAATCGCGGTGAAGGTGGTGTTGAAAAGCTTAAGCAAAGCATGCAAGCCGTGATGGGCGCTGCGCAGCAAAGTCCAATTTTAGCTGGTGTACAAACACTATGGCGTTCAGACACGCCGCAGCTGAAAGTAGAACTTGATCGCGAACAAGCGCGTGCGATGGGGGTTCCTATTAACCAAGCGTTTAACGCGTTGGCGGGAACCTTAGGTACATACTATCTCAATGACTTCAACAAGTTTGGTCGTACATGGCAGGTACTTATGTCGGCTGAGCCAGAGTTTCGCATGCAGCCTAAAGATATCGCCCGTGTTTATGTGAAAAGTAACAGCGGCGAAATGGTGCCAATCTCGGCCTTTGCCAACATCGAGTACAGCAGTGGTCCTGATAGTCTAGATCGCTATAACAACCTGTCGGCGGTTAAACTGCTGGGTAATGCGGCACCGGGCTACAGCTCTGGTCAAGCCATTGCCGAAATCGAGCGTATCGCGGCGCAAGTATTGCCATCAGATATGAGTTTCGAGTGGACGGGTACTGCTTATCAAGAAAAACGTAGCTCAGGCTCTACTGGTCTTGCCCTTGGTATGGCGGTAATCATGGTGTTCTTGATCCTTGCTGCACTTTACGAGCGCTGGTCATTACCATTGTCGGTATTATTGGCATTGCCATTTGGTATCTTCGGTGCGCTAGTGTCGGTATGGATCGCAGGTTTAACAAACGATGTTTACTTCCAAATCGGTCTAGTGACCTTGTTAGGTCTGGCGAGTAAGAACGCTATCTTAATCGTGGAATACGCCTTGATGAAGAAGCAAGAAGGCTGGAGTACTGGCGCTTCGGCATTAGAAGCTGCCCGTCTGCGCTTTAGACCAATTGTTATGACATCTTTAGCCTTTATCTTGGGGGTTGTACCGCTAGCATTAAGTACTGGTGCAGGCGCTGGCGCCCGCCACAGTGTAGGTACTGGTGTTATGGGAGGCATGATTGCCGCGACATTCCTTGCTGTCTTCTTCGTGCCACTGTTCTACTACTGGCTAACAGATCGCAAGATGTCAGACAAACGCTCTAAAGCCGAAGTGACGGCTGAGATCAAAGAGCATCACGAACGTGAATTAGCCGAAGAAAAAGCAGCGAACAGCTAG